GACCCCAAAACTGGGAACTACTGGTGTGTAAGGTTATTACTAGCCCTGCCTGGATTTTAGGGTCagtgctttttattcttcaatctcTGGGTCCTAAAACCTTTTAGGGCCTGAGAGCCAGGCCCTAGAATTCCCAGGTGCAGAAAATCAGAGAGGGTCCAGTGCCAGCGATATGTCCACTTGCTGGATTTTTCCCAGATCCAGTGCCCACCACCCCTATCTCCAAATGAGATGATTGCCTTCCTGGTCCCTCTGCTTCTCAGCTGGGCCAGTTCTCTTCCCACTGcttgcacgcacacacacacacacacacacacacacacacacacacacagagagagagagagagagagagaaggccgTGTCAGGGGAGCTGCTTTCAGATATTCTGTTCTCCTCACTCCAGTTTCTattgtatttcattgttttttagacatttaAAGCATTGATTTAGTGAACACActctatttattgaatacttccaCTTCACTTATAATTAAGTTATTCCCTGTAAAATGACAAAAggggcaagagaaaaaaataccatgaAATTAATGGGGccctatcaaaaagaaaaaaaaaagctcaccaGTCACTCAGAAAGGAATTCTTAGAAGTGGAAACAACTGCAAACCCCCTTCCCCAACTCAACCAAAACATCCCATCCGGAAAAGAGcggcttgtttcttttttctattggAAATGAGCAGTAAACTGAGTTCATTTGGGCCGTGTTTTCTTAGCTGACTCGCAGCTACAATCAAGCCATTTTGGGACACATTCCCATGTAGGTACCAGGGGTGCTCTGGAGGAAGCTGTCGACGCCTGTTCAGCtaatttaggttttctttgtCTAATTACAGTGGAGCTTAGGGAAAAGGAGCCGGGCTCAGGGCAGTAAACTGACACTCGGTCTCTGTGTGTGGTATCCAGGCAGGGTTTGATGGAAAAAGCCTGCTTCCACTCAACTTCAGGTCACTGTCTGGGGCCAGCCCAACCCagccccccgcctccccctcGCACCCCTcgcacccctccctctcctccctcttctgccCCACCGGCACACTCGGCCAGAAGCAACCCCAGCGCTCCTGGGCACGGAGAGCGGGTGCAGCCCCAGGGCCTGCCCCGGGCCTGTTCCACCCAGGGGCTCTGGCTGCCCCCCTTCTCCAGACCTGGcgccctctccctttctccccgcccccgccccgacTCCCCAGCCTGCCCAGAGCGCGTGCTTGCACCCCGGTCCTTTCTGAGCAGCCGCAGAGGGGCGCCTGGCCCCGCCGCCCCTGCGGTCCGCGGTCCGCAGCACCTCCCCTGGGGGCCTCCCCCCATCAGCCCCGTGCGGCCCCGGAGGCTCCCAGGCCTCCTGTTCTCCTCCCACTTCCAGCCCCGTCCCTGGTCAGACGACGTTTCCTTGCACGTGTAATCCAATAACTAACTGTCCGGTCTCACTGGGAGTGATTCCTCCGAGGGCACATCCTCTCTCCCAGCCTCTTATTTATACGGAGAGGACCCAGCCACACTGGGTGGGGTGTCGTCCCACGGAAGCCAGCCTCGAGATGGCAGGCACGCTTGGGTGGGCGGCGTGGGGCCTGGGGGTGTAAATCCCGTGACAGCTGCACACCCCTTCAGGACTGGGTACAAATACAGCTATCTCACTCCTGTCACTCGGCGCGGCCTTCTTTCTGCATTTCGCACAAAACATCAAATGGCAAACGGAAAGGAAGTGGAAACAAATGCAAACGGGAGTCCTATTCGACCACGTTTCCAGGGTCTCTAAAAAGGAGAGTCTTTAAGGAgcctggcctctgccctctgCTAACAGCGGTGGGAGCCCGCAGGCCCGTCACAGGAGGGTTGGCACGTTACCTTTGGGCGTCGCGGGCACCCCGGCGTGTGGCGGAGGCGGCAATGTCTAAATGAGCTGACAGACGGTGTCAGTGCGGGCGCAGGGGCAGCGGCTAAGGAGGTCTGGCGGCGGCACCCGCGGCAGCACCACTCGGCCGGCCCAGGACCGGCcgcgaggaggagggggaggggggaggaggggggaggaggggggaggaggggggagggggggaggagggggaagggggaggagaaggggtgggTCCGCTCCGCCAGGGGCGGCTGGCTTtgggatggggggcaggggcgCTGTCCGGGACTAAGAGAAAGACGATTTCCTAAAGTCTCGGGGGTCGAGTGttgcggggcggggtggggcatCTTCCCGGCACAATGTGAGTCGGCCTGCGATCCCGCGGATTGaaagggggtggtgggggagacGGGGAGCATCCGAGAGAGGAATTAAAAGGCCGAGGGGGACCCCGGAGAGCGAGGAGAGAGATAAGCGAGGGAGCGGGCGGCCGGCCGGGGGGGAGGAGTGAGCGCCGGCCCAGCGCGCCCTCCCCAGGGCGGCggcggaggagggggcagggcggggggggggggggaggggggcggcgggggagggcgCGGGAGGGAGGAAGTCCGAGAGACAGAGCGAGCCGCGCTCCTGAGGGGAGACGTCGGGCTCGTCCCCGGGGTCCCGGCCGCGGTCCCCGCTCGCTCGCGCAGCCGCCCGGCGCCTGGCCGCTCCGGCTCCGCGTCCCGGAGGCCGCCGCGCAGGCCGGGCCCGAGGCCCAGGGAGGGATGCGCGGGGCGTCGCCTCCGGCCCGCGGCCGCCGCCAGAAGCCCCGGCGGAGCTGAGGGAGGCGACGGCGGAGCGCTGGCTCGGAGCGGCCGCGGCTGCAGCCCGGGCGGCGGGCTAGGGCGCCCGCCGGGCCTCTGGGTCGACCGCGCTCCCGCGCCTTCGCGCCCGGCCCCGGgcgcgcccccgccgccgggcccCGCTCCCGGGCCCCCGATGACCTCCGAGGGCGGGCCGCCGCCGGCCCCGCTCCGCCGCGCCCGCAGCCCGGGCCCCGGCGCGCTCCAGGCCGCCCTGATgagcccgccgcccgccgccgccgccgccgccgccctggAGGCCGCCTCGTCTTCGTCGTCGTCCGCCTCCTCCTCCGGCGCGGCCGGCGCGGCCCCGAACGCCTGCAAGagcgcgggcggcggcgggggcgcgggcggcggcggcgcgggcgccAAGAAGGCGAGCTCGGGGCTGCGGCGGCCCGAGAAGCCGCCCTACTCGTACATCGCGCTCATCGTCATGGCCATCCAGAGCTCGCCCGCCAAGCGCCTGACGCTCAGCGAGATCTACCAGTTCCTGCAGGCGCGCTTCCCCTTCTTCCGCGGCGCCTACCAGGGCTGGAAGAACTCCGTGCGCCACAACCTCTCGCTCAATGAGTGCTTCATCAAGCTGCCCAAGGGCCTCGGGCGGCCGGGCAAGGGCCACTACTGGACCATCGACCCGGCCAGCGAGTTCATGTTCGAGGAGGGCTCGTTCCGCCGCCGGCCGCGCGGCTTCAGGCGGAAGTGCCAGGCGCTCAAGCCCATGTACCACCGCGTGGTGAGCGGCCTGGGCTTCGGGGCCTCGCTGCTGCCGCAGGGCTTCGACTTCCAGGCGCCCCCATCGGCGCCGCTCGGCTGCCACGGGCAGGGCGGCTACGGCGGCCTCGACATGATGCCCGCGGGCTACGACGCGGGCGCCGGCGCCCCGGGCCACGCGCAcccgcaccaccaccaccaccaccaccacgtcCCGCACATGTCGCCCAACCCGGGCTCCACCTACATGGCCAGCTGCCCGGTGCCCGCCGGGCCCGGGGGCGTCGGCGCggccgggggcggcggcggcggcggcggcggcggggactACGGCCCGGACAGCAGCAGCAGCCCCGTGCCCTCGTCCCCGGCCGTGGCGAGCGCCATCG
This genomic interval from Balaenoptera ricei isolate mBalRic1 chromosome 11, mBalRic1.hap2, whole genome shotgun sequence contains the following:
- the FOXF2 gene encoding forkhead box protein F2, which produces MTSEGGPPPAPLRRARSPGPGALQAALMSPPPAAAAAAALEAASSSSSSASSSGAAGAAPNACKSAGGGGGAGGGGAGAKKASSGLRRPEKPPYSYIALIVMAIQSSPAKRLTLSEIYQFLQARFPFFRGAYQGWKNSVRHNLSLNECFIKLPKGLGRPGKGHYWTIDPASEFMFEEGSFRRRPRGFRRKCQALKPMYHRVVSGLGFGASLLPQGFDFQAPPSAPLGCHGQGGYGGLDMMPAGYDAGAGAPGHAHPHHHHHHHHVPHMSPNPGSTYMASCPVPAGPGGVGAAGGGGGGGGGGDYGPDSSSSPVPSSPAVASAIECHSPYTSPAAHWSSPGASPYLKQPPALTPGGTPAAPAGLHTSMSTYSLEQSYLHQNAREDLPVGLPRYQHHSAPVCDRKDFVLNFNSISSFHPSASGPYYHHHHHQSVCQDIKPCVM